Proteins encoded together in one Catellatospora citrea window:
- a CDS encoding peptidoglycan-binding domain-containing protein — protein MTETAELVARQAPHATAPARRRRRRGARTALLVIGALAAGGAAAAAAVGFGGGDGATPAASNLPPATAPVTRQTLQDAQTVDGELGFGPTYSAVNRLNGTVTWLPESGAVVSRGKPLYKIDNAPAVLMYGDVPAYRELKSGDEGADVKQLEQNLQALGYRGFTVDGEFTASTAAAVKKWQDKLGLAETGRVEFGRVVFASAQVRVESLEATVSAPAQPGSAMLKYTGTVRVVVVQLDVADQRLAEVGAAVRVELPAGGTADGKVAKAYTVIEAGGQGEEATTKIEAVVSLADQKAVAGFNQAAVDVTFTAAERPDVLTVPVSALVALREGGYGVEVVEGGASRYLAVQTGLFSGGRVEVSGAGLAEGMTVGIPR, from the coding sequence GTGACCGAGACCGCAGAGCTTGTCGCACGTCAGGCCCCCCACGCCACGGCGCCCGCCCGGCGCCGCCGCCGTCGTGGGGCACGTACCGCGCTGCTGGTGATCGGCGCGCTGGCCGCGGGCGGGGCCGCCGCGGCGGCCGCGGTCGGCTTCGGTGGCGGGGACGGCGCCACCCCGGCCGCGAGCAACCTGCCGCCGGCCACCGCCCCGGTGACCCGGCAGACCCTGCAGGACGCCCAGACCGTCGACGGCGAGCTGGGCTTCGGGCCGACCTACTCGGCCGTCAACCGGCTCAACGGGACGGTGACCTGGCTGCCGGAGTCCGGCGCGGTGGTCTCCCGCGGCAAGCCCCTCTACAAGATCGACAACGCGCCGGCCGTGCTGATGTACGGGGACGTGCCCGCGTACCGCGAGCTCAAGTCGGGTGACGAGGGGGCCGATGTCAAGCAGCTGGAGCAGAACCTCCAGGCGCTCGGCTACCGCGGCTTCACGGTCGACGGCGAGTTCACCGCGTCCACGGCCGCCGCCGTGAAGAAGTGGCAGGACAAGCTCGGGCTGGCGGAGACGGGCCGGGTCGAGTTCGGCCGGGTCGTCTTCGCGTCGGCGCAGGTCCGGGTGGAGAGCCTGGAGGCCACGGTCAGCGCGCCGGCGCAGCCCGGATCGGCGATGCTCAAGTACACGGGCACCGTCCGGGTCGTGGTGGTGCAGCTGGACGTCGCCGATCAGCGGCTGGCCGAGGTGGGCGCGGCCGTCCGGGTCGAGCTGCCCGCGGGCGGCACGGCCGACGGCAAGGTGGCCAAGGCGTACACCGTGATCGAGGCCGGTGGCCAGGGTGAGGAGGCCACCACCAAGATCGAGGCAGTGGTGTCGCTCGCCGACCAGAAGGCGGTGGCCGGCTTCAACCAGGCCGCGGTCGACGTCACCTTCACCGCCGCCGAGCGCCCGGACGTGCTCACGGTCCCGGTGTCGGCGCTGGTCGCGCTGCGCGAGGGCGGGTACGGCGTCGAGGTCGTCGAGGGCGGCGCGAGCCGCTACCTGGCAGTGCAGACGGGCCTGTTCTCCGGCGGCCGGGTCGAGGTCAGCGGCGCGGGTCTGGCCGAGGGCATGACCGTGGGGATCCCGCGATGA
- a CDS encoding response regulator transcription factor — MRVLVVEDEALLADAIAEWLRDDAHAVDVVYDGDAALERLAVHDYDVVLLDRDLPVVHGDDVCRFLVDSQAGARVLMLTAAAEVGDRVSGLTLGADDYLSKPFAFAELAARVHALGRRARPASAPTLVRGGIRLDQARREVFRDGHYVPLSRKEFGVLAELLRAEGAVVSAESLLEKVWDEHADPFTSAVRLTILKLRRKLGDPPVITTVAGVGYRLP, encoded by the coding sequence ATGCGGGTACTCGTGGTCGAAGACGAGGCGCTGCTCGCCGACGCCATCGCCGAGTGGCTGCGTGACGACGCTCACGCCGTCGACGTGGTGTACGACGGCGACGCGGCGCTGGAACGGCTGGCCGTGCACGACTACGACGTGGTGCTGCTGGACCGGGACCTGCCGGTGGTGCACGGCGACGACGTGTGCCGGTTCCTGGTCGACTCGCAGGCCGGCGCCCGCGTGCTGATGCTCACCGCGGCCGCCGAGGTGGGCGACCGGGTGTCGGGGCTGACCCTGGGCGCCGACGACTACCTGTCCAAGCCGTTCGCGTTCGCCGAACTCGCCGCCCGGGTGCACGCGCTCGGCCGGCGCGCCCGACCGGCCAGCGCGCCGACCCTGGTCCGCGGCGGGATCAGGCTCGACCAGGCCCGCCGGGAGGTCTTCCGGGACGGCCACTACGTGCCGCTGTCGCGCAAGGAGTTCGGCGTGCTGGCCGAGCTGCTGCGGGCCGAGGGAGCGGTGGTCTCCGCGGAGAGCCTGCTGGAGAAGGTCTGGGACGAGCACGCCGACCCGTTCACCTCCGCGGTCCGGCTGACCATCCTCAAGCTGCGCCGCAAGCTGGGCGACCCGCCCGTCATCACCACCGTCGCCGGAGTGGGGTATCGCCTCCCGTGA
- a CDS encoding sensor histidine kinase, with product MKLLPFRPPSYRLTIRARLTLVYGGLFFLAGLALLVVTYFLVDQSLLQKFTFRAPLPDLGQAPGVAGMAEPGGGTRVRVLIDNNPDLVYYMDKQAESLRHATMVALLQQGAIALLVVGAVAIALGWLIAGRLLSPLHRITDTARRISTAPAADRGLHERIALRGPNDEIQELADTFDAMLARLDQAFDGQRRFVANASHELRTPLTLNRSLVELAMHRRTASDDVKRLGETLLDINGRHERLIEGLLLLARSENEVMERRPVDLADIADHVGLQSAGAAAEAGVSVVVEAAPAETTGDPVLLERVAQNLIGNGIRHNAAGGWVRAATATRGGRVQLEVSNSGPVVAAYEVEGLFEPFRRGSERTRSDQGVGLGLSIVRAIARAHGGTVAARPREGGGLVVTVSLPR from the coding sequence GTGAAGCTGCTTCCGTTCAGACCGCCGTCGTACCGCCTGACCATCCGCGCCCGCCTCACCCTCGTCTACGGCGGGCTGTTCTTCCTCGCCGGGCTGGCCCTGCTCGTGGTGACCTACTTCCTGGTGGACCAGTCACTGCTGCAGAAGTTCACCTTCCGGGCGCCGCTGCCCGACCTCGGCCAGGCGCCCGGGGTGGCGGGGATGGCCGAGCCGGGCGGCGGCACCCGGGTGCGGGTGCTCATCGACAACAACCCCGACCTCGTCTACTACATGGACAAGCAGGCCGAGTCGCTGCGCCACGCGACCATGGTCGCGCTGCTCCAGCAGGGCGCGATCGCGCTGCTGGTGGTCGGGGCGGTCGCCATCGCCCTGGGCTGGCTGATCGCCGGGCGGCTGCTGTCGCCGCTGCACCGGATCACCGACACCGCCCGCCGGATCAGCACCGCCCCGGCCGCCGACCGCGGGCTGCACGAGCGCATCGCGCTGCGCGGCCCCAACGACGAGATCCAGGAGCTGGCCGACACCTTCGACGCCATGCTGGCCCGGCTGGACCAGGCCTTCGACGGCCAGCGGCGCTTCGTCGCGAACGCCTCCCACGAGCTGCGCACGCCGCTGACGCTGAACCGGTCGCTGGTGGAGCTGGCCATGCACCGCAGGACCGCGTCCGACGACGTCAAACGGCTCGGCGAGACGCTGCTCGACATCAACGGCCGGCACGAGCGCCTGATCGAAGGGCTGCTGCTGCTGGCGCGCTCGGAGAACGAGGTGATGGAGCGGCGGCCGGTGGACCTCGCCGACATCGCCGACCATGTGGGGCTGCAGAGCGCGGGCGCGGCCGCCGAGGCCGGCGTGTCGGTCGTCGTCGAGGCCGCCCCCGCCGAGACCACCGGCGATCCGGTGCTGCTGGAGCGGGTGGCGCAGAACCTCATCGGCAACGGGATCCGGCACAACGCCGCGGGCGGCTGGGTGCGCGCCGCGACCGCCACCCGGGGCGGCCGGGTGCAGCTGGAGGTGTCCAACAGCGGGCCGGTGGTGGCCGCGTACGAGGTGGAGGGGTTGTTCGAGCCGTTCCGCCGGGGCAGCGAGCGCACCCGCTCCGACCAGGGCGTGGGGCTGGGCCTGTCGATCGTGCGCGCGATCGCCCGGGCACACGGCGGCACGGTCGCGGCCCGGCCGCGCGAGGGCGGCGGGCTCGTGGTGACGGTCTCGCTGCCTCGCTAG
- a CDS encoding NAD-dependent epimerase/dehydratase family protein — MSVALVTGSAGLIGSEAARHFAGLGMHVVGLDNDMRKYFFGEDGSTAWSLVNLTSKLGDSYTHYDVDIRDRDVLNKIFERYGKDISLVIHTAAQPSHDWAAKEPFTDFDVNAVGTLNVLEYTRQHCPDAAFIFCSTNKVYGDTPNRLPLVEQDTRYEIDVNHQFAGGITEDMTIDNSMHSIFGVSKVAADVAVQEYGRYFGMKTASFRGGTLTGPAHSAAELHGFLAYLMRCVMEGRTYNLFGYKGKMVRDAIHSHDVLTAFEAFFRNPRSGEVYNLGGGRFSNTSHLEAFAIAEKIAGREAKVNYVEQARMGDHQWYVSDMAKFQAHYPDWRMTYNVPAILNEIYEANVDKWM; from the coding sequence GTGAGCGTTGCGTTGGTTACCGGTTCGGCCGGTTTGATCGGTTCCGAAGCAGCCCGCCACTTCGCCGGTCTGGGCATGCACGTCGTCGGCCTCGACAACGACATGCGCAAGTACTTCTTCGGCGAGGACGGGTCGACCGCCTGGAGCCTGGTGAACCTCACCAGCAAGCTCGGCGACTCGTACACCCACTACGACGTCGACATCCGCGACCGTGACGTGCTCAACAAGATCTTCGAGCGGTACGGCAAGGACATCTCCCTGGTGATCCACACCGCGGCCCAGCCCAGCCACGACTGGGCGGCCAAGGAGCCGTTCACCGACTTCGACGTCAACGCCGTCGGCACGCTGAACGTGCTGGAGTACACCCGCCAGCACTGCCCCGACGCCGCGTTCATCTTCTGCTCGACGAACAAGGTCTACGGCGACACCCCGAACCGCCTCCCGCTGGTCGAGCAGGACACCCGGTACGAGATCGACGTGAACCACCAGTTCGCGGGCGGCATCACCGAAGACATGACGATCGACAACAGCATGCACTCGATCTTCGGCGTCTCCAAGGTCGCCGCGGACGTGGCGGTGCAGGAGTACGGCCGCTACTTCGGCATGAAGACGGCCTCCTTCCGCGGCGGCACCCTGACCGGCCCCGCGCACAGCGCCGCCGAACTGCACGGCTTCCTGGCATACCTGATGCGCTGCGTGATGGAGGGCCGGACCTACAACCTGTTCGGCTACAAGGGCAAGATGGTCCGCGACGCCATCCACTCGCACGACGTGCTCACCGCGTTCGAGGCGTTCTTCCGCAACCCGCGCTCCGGCGAGGTCTACAACCTGGGCGGCGGCCGCTTCTCCAACACCTCGCACCTCGAGGCCTTCGCCATCGCCGAGAAGATCGCCGGCCGGGAGGCGAAGGTCAACTACGTGGAGCAGGCCCGCATGGGCGACCACCAGTGGTACGTCA